The window AAACAACACTGACGGGATTTGCTGAAAGGAAAACAGACACCGTAGTGACGCCATCAGTTGGACTGACGTTCGATTCTATAAACGAGGCCTACGATTTTTACAATCTTTATTCCTGGGAGACAGGGTTTGGCATCAGATACGCAAAGAGCAGAACCAATGTAAAAGGCACGAGATGCATGCAGGAGTTCGTGTGTTGCTGCTCGGTGGGTAACCACCATTTAATTGATTCGTGCTCTTTGATGTTTACAATTTTTAATCTTCGTTACGAAACAAGGCAAGCCAAAAGAGGCGAACTCAACATCATCACGTTGTCAATGCCAAGCTATCATAAGACTTTTGCGGACAGAGGACAATGGATGGTACATCAACGAATTCAGGTCAAACCACAATCACCAGATGTTAAACACATGTGCTGAGAAGCTGCATTTCCCTTCGCATAGGCATATTGACAAATATACAAGAGAGCTAGTATCTCAGCTTAGAGAGAACAATGTGAACCTGAGCAAAGTTTACAGCATTCTTGCAACTTTTTTTGGGAGGGTTGAAAATGTGCCATTCACCAAAAGGTGCCTGAGGACACTGTGTGGCAAGCTGAGCAGGGAGCAGGCCGACGACGATGTACGGAAGACGATGGCAATTTTTTCAGAGATGAAAGTACAAGACAGCGAGTTCACCTACAATTTTCAGGTGGATGAAGAAAGTAGAATACGCACTCTCATGTGGACGAATGGGCGTAGCAAAAAGCAGTACCACCATTTTGGCGATGTGGTGACGTTCGACACCACATACAAGACTAATTTGTACGATATGCCATTCGGTATTTTTGTTGGCGTGAATAACCACTTTCAAAGTGTGTTGTATGCTGGTGTGCTCATGCGAGACGAGACGGTCGACACCTTCAAATGGATTTTTGATGAGTTTGTTAAGATGATGGGAGGAAAAAGACCAATTACCATTTTGACAGGTAAATAACAATGCATCTGATCTCGCAATGGATCTGTTTCCTGATTTGAGACATGTTTAATTACGGTGGGTGCCCCACTCAATACGCCATCCAGATAATTTGGTTACGCACCCACTCGCGGCCTGCATGGGCTCGCTAAAACGTTGTAACCTATACATGCACATACGCATGGGATACTAGAACATACAAAAAGAAACGGCAGTACCTACGCGTAACGGATACACTAAATTTGATACTACAGCAGTGCGCTAGCCGTGCCCATGTCCGTGCGCAGGGCGGATGATACTTCATAACTTGTGGATGGAGATAGTGACCATGACCACCAAATTCGCGAGGCACAGCATGAAAAtcttcttcaagaatgcttggttctGCTCGAGCAGTGCGACGTGGCGATGGATGCTCGCGTGCGAGATCAGATGTCCCCATCGCTCGCTCAAGTACTGTATGTACTTGTTCTCCCACTTCCAGAACCTGCAACCTCCGTGCTGCACCATGAACAAAGATTAGAATGCCGCGGAGAAGGTGGAATGAGAAGGTCTCGGAAAACTTACCTCATTCCGTTCACACTTGTAGAAGTGCCTCCCTGGGTTAAGTTCTGTACCGGAGACAAACCAGACGACGTAGCCGGCGTTGCATTCGGGGCAACGGATGAGAGGGAGCGGAGGCATCTGATTGCTCGTGTGGTGAGACGTAGGTGGTGTTGAACTACTACGGGACGCGGACGAACACATGCTTGGGAAGCGCGGCTAATGTGAGAGCAATGGAGAAGGGGAGCTGCTTGGAATGGCCAtccgaagcaaggagggatggcatTTAAAAAGGCAGAGAGGAGCGTCGCTCGGGTAGCTGTTGAGACTGAAGCATGGCCAACACCACCTAAGTCCCGCCTGGTGCATGTATCCGTTGTGGCTACAGGTCAGTAAATGTCGTGGCGCCGGTCGCTGACGCTTGTTGCAGGTACCCGTTATCAACACCAGATGGCATGTGGGCCTTGAATGAAGGCAGAGAAGAATACGCGCGGTATACAAGATGTTGTACGCTGCCCGGCTGAGTTTATACGCGCACGTCGTATTGGAGTTAGCACGAATCGCGTGGGCTGCCAGTGGTGCGGATAACGTCCTCGCGTAGCCGCATGTACAGAGACGAATTagcgttaaaaacgttcttatattttgggacagagggagtagatgagTAAATCACCGCTCGAACGCAATTATGCAAAGCTTACCAGAGATGATTGTCAACAATATTTTTTGAGTGATGCTGCATGGACGACAAAAAAATGCACGATCCTTGGACGACATTTCAGATGAGCTGttgattttctttttgttttcaatCTGTATCATCCATGTTAGTGTTGTGCAAGGATCGTGTAGGGAAGTCTCGCTTGCACATCACTCTCGATAATTTTAGCAATGACAACCGCATATCGATGACTAGACCTACACCTACACATGCCCAGCTAACTTCTCGGTATCAAAAGAGTCACATCAAAGCTGCCACCTTAACGAGCGAGAACCTAAAATCATCAAACACTTGTGACGTAGTCGTCCAAACTGTACTACTTTTTTAATGACTGAAATATACTAATATCGAGTAGATATGAATTACACGTGGCCTTtgtaccactagtgcagaaccgggctttagtgccggttggcgaaccggcactaaagagNNNNNNNNNNNNNNNNNNNNNNNNNNNNNNNNNNNNNNNNNNNNNNNNNNNNNNNNNNNNNNNNNNNNNNNNNNNNNNNNNNNNNNNNNNNNNNNNNNNNNNNNNNNNNNNNNNNNNNNNNNNNNNNNNNNNNNNNNNtgcgtgtaggacattagtaccggttggtagcatcaaccggtactaaatgtttgggtgttttttttatttttgctttaattttgtgttttcaatttggctttattttccatttaattcttttttgtttgttggtatttcacgatactataaattatacacgttatgcatatatattaaatagattttctcgtacgtagaaccgcatatatatatatatatatatatatatatatatatatatatatatatatatatatatatatatatcgaatgtctcacagccaacaccattaactattcacacatatacacatgtatatacatatacatttctactacatgttgccttggtgccttcggagcacgatgacaagtggttcatggggcggtagcgggtaatagtattctcctttcggatctatgacctggtcgagcaaaaatccggctatttcctcttgaagtacttgtatgcggtccgatggtaggagcttatcccgcaccgatctgaactgttaagaaggagatcaatatgcatgtttgttagttgtgtgactagatatcgataatggtgtgaatagtgttctgacaaaaacgtaccTAGTCCTGTCTATCatatctgctcctttcgcacgtcatcatgcgaatgttctcgcaaacgtagtatgcacacagattattccctttcgcccgcctcagggcctttacgagaatggaattgaatcagataatgatattgaaacaagaattaaagagatggtagctagctagtactacttaattaattaccttgggtcgatgccaaaacaacttttttggccacgtgtctggagtcaccttgatgaactttgcccatgccctgcccgccggcaaagaaaattaataaaggggttattaaatagttcatatcaggaactaattaatagttaataatgattgaaattacctgttgactatccccttcacgatggtgtagtctgtatcttgtttagttagtgagtccagtaattcaacttttccttcctcaactttaatgtctaacaagacccagtgccaactgcatacgcacacgtttgcatgtcttaatgaagcgggcatgtgcataaaattaatcaactaccgtaaaccgtatacacttaattattaacatctagctagctagtaagcaaaaacagaatttgtagtacaagacagtgtgactcacgggaagttgtaaggaactagtatatcttcattggtattgagacacttcaagaactctagcatgctttcttcTACATCATCTCGACAACAttcaatctgccatatgtcctgattaatggtatttgggtcaatgaacccaacgccatagcgtccagcttttttcatttcatacatcttcatcctgcatataataccacagaaaaagaatatagtgaggataattacatgtaatgattgatcaaaattatcactacataactagcttgagacttaaattacagaaagaaatcacctacagacaatagcaactgacgatagacttgtcgagtgcgtcttgattaaataactgaaatagttctggatactcaatggccagagctttctcatggtaataatgctcatgcttgacattcaccatgagggactctctatTGGAAATATTGGTAATGTTCatctaccattgatgcaattgatacattctcgttgggaggtccttgaccttgtctggatggaccaaaggtttgccccggatatattgccatgctatttccgattctttaagcgcagacatgggctcgatttcgaggagttgtccaatagagatattgagcatttgagcctgcattatatgatcctctgttattaccacatcgccatgctggggaacgctaacggtttgcccacattaATATTTgacgcgcgtactactcctcttatgtgttgttggcacaacaagcggggagaTCGCTTGCGCCatctgttctcccaactggggaacggttttcccgcattttttgccagctgctttttcgctcgagcttgagctcgcttccttctgtagtcgtgctcgatgtgccttcctgatttggcgctcatagtccgagtcaacaggcttgggagctggttctctagccatacgaatgaagtggtcaattactttctcaggcactttctcctttggtggcgatgccggtttcggtgcaaaatgggcgtccacttgggcttgcactatggctgagttttgctccttagtcatgtcataaggcctctgaggaagaggagcgaggcttggaccatatttatatcgcttgccttcgcctgtacttcctgaactacctcgactcgtaccgctacgcaccaaagctgcaggatgtctcttctgcgattgctgagacggcggaggcgGCTGacatggagttggaccaggagaagtagcctgacgatgtgccggacttgaagcaggaggtgtggcctgcacGGTGTcggacttgcaaccggagaagtggcatgacgcagtgccgggcttgaaaccggaggagtcagctcacgcgttcggggacttggaggaggtggcggacttcgaggaggagtcgtctcacacgttcgtggacttggaggagcgggagtctgttgactcggtggcggacttcgaggagtcggcagacgacgcggtgtcggtggacttcgaaagattatgcaatcctttctccataggatgatacgatgtatggcctctccgagtgtgcgctcgtcttcacctccaggaatgtcaagcgttagccccgaatatgggtccaccacttcatcaaccatgacacgagcatagccctctggaatcgggatgcaatggtaggttgcttcgggggtaactggaaaagcaacgccgtccgccaccttcatggatatgttcttcattttggagtgtagctcacagttagtgttctctatgatgtcatccacagggtatttatccagcagtgtgtcgcccggggtagAACCaacactgcttctcggcatggatgggacggtgctatccaatgctggacgatcatccgcttgctgctgccgctgctgagaccccctttcctggctaagtgagtcgatctgctgctgctgctgctggaatttgagtgccaggtccgcgtgccttgcttctaggccttgaaggcgttctgcgtcctgcttcctctgctcctcctccagcttcctcttcttctcctcctccatcttctttcttgcacgggacctatagTCGTCGTTCCagtctgaaaagccctcataccaagaataacgcccatgcctcgtgttcttcccgggtgttcaggatttcccagggtgcgcgtaagctcgtcgttctctctgttgggcgtgaacacccccgctcaagcttcttctattgcgtcaattatattttgttcggctccttttagacttgccttcttcgaaaccatgcctgtcttcgggtccaacgcccccccatgcgcatagaaccaagttctgcacctggggggccagtgccgggtaaccggagtgacccctgcatcctccatctcttgctcagacttatcccacttaggcaatgccaccgcgtagccacctggacccagcctatggaactgcgtctttcttgcggcatttgccttgtttttcatcgaccgttccttagatatttctgaatccttgaaggtcacgaaatcgtcccaatgttctctttggttcttcagtgttcccttgaaatctggagtcttcctttcatcagcgaggtagttggcccatacagttttcttgtgggtgttgaatgcaattgccatcttcttaagagcagcggccttgactttgtccacatctgctttagtgaaatgatctggtagggtgaaatgttccatcagagatttcaccaggtcttctttggctctgccatcgacccaagtaacacctggacgtttagtctttggctctttccattcttgaatggagatcgggagtttgtccttcacaagaactccgcactgacgaatcaacttattcgcaatgttcttaggcgtgaggggttcgccactaggtttgatggattcgatgtggtactttacaccatccttcaacaatctgcccgggcctcgctttgtcttgctctttgtagaagcagatttgctcgatccggagggctgaaagaagaaagatcgattcgttaatatatcttcaataaaaaaacatgtgatgatcaccatgatgcatgcttatataaatatacctcgccggtagtgtttgttatttgaagatcagcattgtctgtgtcataatcataatcatagttcatgacttcatcagcccggtcgtcgagatcgaatatcttttcatcaccctctccggtattgttaagatattgggagccgtcatctgcttcattcagatcatctagcctgtgagggctgcgtatgatgtcgaacaattcctcttctctctctctgccggtattatccgccatagcttttacttcacTAATAATACAGGAGAAacgtaaaacaatttagtattcaaattacaatgcatggatgcaattaatcaataaggaaaatctgaatctcgaatacatcctctcgaatatataatctcgaatacatcatcatcttaatatatataatctcgaatacatcgtctcgaatactatatgtcgaatacatcactggctaggtacctaataaagatcgagtactacagaaaaatctagggcgccactcgtggttcctggggcgcgggcggtgcacacccaaagagaaggaaccatcacaggatcatatctccggtcatctgcccaaagaacctgccaagtagtggagaacctgacgtcgtccataacagccatgtagcgatgcacgtgctcatcttcctccctgacacggcgacgcaccacctccggcggggccggctgcctctgcatcgaatgtgcccacgcgaacgccaccaaagaagatcagggtcgacgacgggacccgaggtcgggttcctcaccaagcggcgcgcccctccaggtagcacctcccagtgccagcccggcggagcctagtcccggacatgggtcccctgaagcatgacatcgtcgcgaacgggtcgacggcgaggatgcgggacgggcatatcgtcgagaacaaatactatatgcccgcaaaaaagtaacattttttaaatgattggattgtgataactaaaattctatatatatgcaaattctaacaatttgacattaatctaattcatctaactaaaactaattctaaaatttcatgattatataactaacatttccataacaattctaatatttatataactaaaaaacagaaaaattgctaacatttctataaatatttctataactaaaaaatagaaaacatttataacatttctataaaactaacatttctaatatttatataactaaaaaacagaataatttctaacatttctataactaaaaaacagaaaaatttataacaaacaaactaatgtgtgtagtgtgtgtgtgtgtgtagtgtgtgtgtgtggacattggcGCACGGCcatggcgagctcaccggcgaggcgatgacggggcggcgacgaaggggcgacgggacggggcgacgggacggggcggcgacgacggggcggggcggggcgcggNNNNNNNNNNNNNNNNNNNNNNNNNNNNNNNNNNNNNNNNNNNNNNNNNNNNNNNNNNNNNNNNNNNNNNNNNNNNNNNNNNNNNNNNNNNNNNNNNNNNNNNNNNNNNNNNNNNNNNNNNNNNNNNNNNNNNNNNNNNNNNNNNNNNNNNNNNNNNNNNNNNNNNNNNNNNNNNNNNNNNNNNNNNNNNNNNNNNNNNNNNNNNNNNNNNNNNNNNNNNNNNNNNNNNNNNNNNNNNNNNNNNNNNNNNNNNNNNNNNNNNNNNNNNNNNNNNNNNNNNNNNNNNNNNNNNNNNNNNNNNNNNNNNNNNNNNNNNNNNNNNNGACGTCGACGGGggtggcgacgaggggcggggacggccggggtcggcgacgaggtgcgggggcggcgacgatcggggcagggcggcgcgacggagggaggaaacagagggaagaacagagagggaaactgaatttttttcaagtgttgtatataggatggacctttagtaccggttggagccaccaaccggtactaaaggtctgttttggccaggccaagcggcgggaagcgcaccccctttagtaccggttggtgccaccacccggtactaaaggtggtgcgctggcgcagtgcggtgctgcaagtttagtcccacctcgctagtcgaagggctatcgcactggtttataagccccaatgcggtagctctctcgagctcctctcctaagaaggcctactgggcctaccaattcattgctgccatgtgtgcctactgggcctttgcgggcctgcatcctggcccaacaaaaggttgagtttctagtcatatgcaggccgttttggcccagtaggcgggcttttttattttcttaattgtttttgcttttttatttgttttatttatttttgagttgttttttgctgtatttagagtttctttatgAATATTTTTGgtttaggtacaaaaatttacaaactttgatctgttagtgccggtagttttcaaatttgaatagtttaaattttgaattatttgaaatttgtctgaatcactagtttgtgaataacttaactttggaattttttttcagtgattcttttttcttatgtttaatattagtgtgttttatcattatattcaatttggtaatgcttttgtaacatttcagttttcgtcggaaaccctgatacttcgaaaaagattgtccattttgtacacgaagtgtatccagtttttaccgtaaccctctctacttttttgcacatgctatttgtatgaaattatgataccatgccaactttcaaccttttctgagttcatttcaaatgcttttcaattttagggtcatttagctggaaaaaaaatcagtaaatgcatgaaaaagaatttgtttgcacataaaacttCTTCGCGTttgaaatgccaaaacacataattaactaccctaactattacagacattccctcctgggtgtgaaacacagaagaaagtgatgatagtgaagcccatcacattccaaatatttgggtgtgaaactttttcttctcgtgtgtccctttgcgccgtagccagggaaaatcttcatcatttaaatggatgctcgggtcaatattcactgtgaatggagcaatttcatcaaacttttcataatcttatgacatgtctgtcttgtcatccactcccacgatgtttctttttcctgaaagaactatgtggcgctttggctcgtcgtatgatccagtcgcttccttatcttttcttttt is drawn from Triticum dicoccoides isolate Atlit2015 ecotype Zavitan chromosome 6B, WEW_v2.0, whole genome shotgun sequence and contains these coding sequences:
- the LOC119324708 gene encoding uncharacterized protein LOC119324708, producing MCSSASRSSSTPPTSHHTSNQMPPLPLIRCPECNAGYVVWFVSGTELNPGRHFYKCERNEHGGCRFWKWENKYIQYLSERWGHLISHASIHRHVALLEQNQAFLKKIFMLCLANLVVMVTISIHKL